Proteins from one Streptosporangium becharense genomic window:
- a CDS encoding AAA family ATPase, which translates to MSTDPLAAADDLNALMRASRTEVRSDPQLEALTLAVIANLPVLLWGEPGIGKSAGLEQLARGLGVPLETVIASVHEPSDFAGLPIVGADPAVTGVPMAPPDWAVRLAGAGRGLIFFDELSSAPPAVQAALLRVVLERRVGSLTLPEPVRVVAAANPPSSAADGWHLSPPLANRFVHLRWTHDPRTVARGMAGTWPAVPVPKVDPAKASSAVARARGVVSGFLTARPGLAHHLPPDAEARGGAWPSPRTWEMALRLLAAGYATGAGREAVSAAVVGAVGDGAGIELLSYLQELDLPDPDRVLVNPDAFALPERGDRQLAFLTAVVAAVQGELTRERWEAGWAVLAKAVDAGVPDVAARAATDLAALRDPAWPVPAAIDGFMDLLHLSGAL; encoded by the coding sequence ATGAGCACCGACCCCCTCGCCGCGGCCGACGATCTCAACGCCCTGATGCGGGCCTCGCGCACCGAGGTCAGGTCCGACCCGCAGTTGGAGGCGCTGACCCTCGCGGTCATCGCGAACCTCCCGGTCCTGCTGTGGGGCGAGCCCGGCATCGGCAAGTCGGCCGGGCTGGAACAGCTCGCCCGAGGGCTCGGCGTCCCTCTGGAGACCGTCATCGCCAGCGTGCACGAGCCGTCCGACTTCGCCGGGCTGCCGATCGTCGGCGCGGACCCCGCGGTCACCGGCGTCCCCATGGCGCCGCCCGACTGGGCGGTGCGGCTCGCCGGGGCGGGCCGCGGCCTGATCTTCTTCGACGAGCTGTCCTCGGCGCCGCCCGCGGTCCAGGCCGCGCTGCTGCGCGTCGTGCTGGAACGCCGCGTCGGCAGCCTGACCCTGCCGGAGCCGGTACGGGTCGTGGCCGCCGCGAACCCGCCGTCCAGCGCCGCCGACGGCTGGCATCTGAGCCCGCCGTTGGCCAACCGGTTCGTCCACCTCCGCTGGACGCACGACCCGCGCACGGTCGCCCGGGGCATGGCGGGGACCTGGCCGGCGGTGCCCGTCCCGAAGGTGGACCCCGCGAAGGCGTCCAGTGCGGTCGCCCGCGCCCGCGGCGTGGTCTCCGGGTTCCTCACCGCGCGTCCCGGCCTGGCGCACCACCTGCCGCCCGACGCCGAGGCGCGGGGCGGCGCCTGGCCGTCCCCGCGCACCTGGGAGATGGCACTGCGGCTGCTCGCCGCCGGATACGCCACCGGTGCGGGCCGGGAGGCGGTGTCGGCCGCCGTGGTCGGCGCGGTCGGCGACGGCGCGGGAATCGAGTTGCTGTCCTACCTCCAGGAGCTCGACCTCCCGGATCCGGACCGGGTGCTGGTGAACCCGGACGCCTTCGCCCTGCCGGAGCGCGGGGACCGGCAGCTGGCGTTCCTGACCGCCGTGGTCGCCGCCGTCCAGGGGGAGCTCACCCGCGAACGCTGGGAGGCCGGTTGGGCGGTGCTCGCCAAGGCCGTCGACGCGGGCGTGCCGGATGTGGCGGCGCGGGCGGCCACCGACCTGGCGGCGCTGCGCGACCCCGCCTGGCCGGTGCCCGCCGCCATCGACGGATTCATGGATCTGCTGCACCTGTCCGGTGCCCTGTGA
- a CDS encoding ankyrin repeat domain-containing protein, translating into MTPPFCLPGEVHAWQRIRRYAVPRWMIRQATERRAAGDWRGACAAAGVDVAFDLGDIAARYGAQAAAAIEDDLVNLVPDLLRWHLPRVQCGRTTIRPGETVLLSDLVGGAPRATAGEPRPVSPAGPWLHIAPLERADGPQRLTLAFGPVDLRQNHQDWTGMRHLWDARRTGELLERCGGSTRAPFFHADGTPLTVEELPSGSSSDQARNTEWVTLLRERGEIEAACAAAGIKLDFTPPEEKCWYSSTVTEVLAVTPLAMTRLAEEMRLAGHGTVFIPYDGCYRLRVETGHDGARVRLVNTVREKTAECLPVLAEARWRRLPDLDLLRTGRMDPDALHPLVHAAFFPAAPVPSQGPPEAAEPAPFRVRCRGEWHLVGPGPSIPHDEAECRRERALGAFGGAVAGCVAAKDAWTSGTGRLPKALREQRRELFLRAQHGDTPGVLRLLDAGFDTRVRDGGRRTLLHVLHLLDHEPLLPRLLAAGLDLEATDHHERTPLHVAVGDGGSEALVRALLDAGARVDVVDYGGRSLRNMIHDYRRTDLAFLAEMVTPGIGRPDREKKDG; encoded by the coding sequence GTGACCCCACCGTTCTGCCTGCCCGGGGAGGTCCACGCCTGGCAGCGCATCCGCCGCTACGCCGTGCCCCGCTGGATGATCCGGCAGGCGACCGAGCGGCGGGCCGCCGGAGACTGGCGAGGCGCGTGCGCGGCGGCGGGGGTGGACGTCGCGTTCGATCTCGGCGACATCGCGGCCCGCTACGGCGCGCAGGCCGCCGCCGCGATCGAGGACGACCTGGTGAACCTGGTGCCCGACCTGCTGCGCTGGCACCTGCCGCGCGTGCAGTGCGGCCGCACGACGATCCGGCCGGGGGAGACCGTGCTCCTGTCGGACCTCGTCGGGGGAGCGCCGCGGGCTACGGCGGGCGAGCCGCGTCCCGTGAGCCCGGCCGGGCCGTGGTTGCACATCGCGCCGCTGGAGAGAGCCGACGGGCCGCAACGCCTGACCCTGGCGTTCGGACCCGTCGACTTACGGCAGAACCACCAGGACTGGACGGGCATGCGGCACCTGTGGGACGCGCGCCGCACCGGAGAACTGCTGGAGCGATGTGGCGGATCCACCCGGGCCCCCTTCTTCCACGCCGACGGCACGCCTCTGACGGTTGAGGAACTGCCGTCGGGTTCGAGCTCCGACCAGGCGCGGAACACGGAGTGGGTCACTCTGCTACGTGAGCGCGGGGAGATCGAAGCCGCGTGCGCGGCTGCGGGGATCAAACTGGACTTCACCCCTCCTGAGGAGAAGTGCTGGTACTCGTCGACCGTGACGGAGGTACTGGCGGTCACACCGCTGGCCATGACGCGCCTGGCCGAGGAAATGCGGCTGGCCGGGCACGGCACCGTGTTCATCCCCTATGACGGGTGTTACCGGCTGCGGGTCGAGACTGGACACGACGGGGCACGGGTACGGCTGGTGAACACGGTACGCGAGAAGACGGCCGAGTGCCTTCCCGTTCTGGCCGAGGCGCGTTGGCGGCGGCTGCCCGACCTCGACCTGCTGCGCACCGGCCGGATGGACCCGGACGCCCTGCACCCGCTGGTGCACGCCGCGTTCTTTCCCGCGGCCCCCGTCCCGTCCCAGGGACCTCCCGAGGCCGCCGAGCCGGCCCCGTTCCGGGTCCGCTGCCGGGGCGAGTGGCACCTGGTGGGGCCCGGCCCGTCCATACCGCACGACGAGGCGGAATGCCGACGTGAGCGCGCGCTGGGAGCGTTCGGCGGGGCGGTGGCCGGTTGCGTCGCCGCGAAGGACGCCTGGACGAGCGGGACGGGCCGGCTGCCGAAGGCGCTGCGCGAGCAGCGGCGGGAGCTGTTCCTGCGGGCCCAGCACGGGGACACGCCGGGGGTGTTGCGGCTGCTCGACGCCGGGTTCGACACCCGGGTCCGTGACGGGGGCCGGCGCACCCTGCTGCACGTGCTCCACCTGCTCGACCATGAGCCGCTGCTGCCCAGGCTCCTCGCGGCCGGGCTCGACCTGGAGGCGACCGACCACCACGAGCGCACGCCGTTGCACGTCGCCGTCGGCGACGGAGGGTCCGAGGCCCTGGTCAGGGCACTGCTCGACGCCGGCGCGCGCGTCGACGTGGTCGACTACGGGGGACGGTCGCTCCGGAACATGATCCACGATTACCGGCGGACGGACCTGGCCTTCCTCGCGGAAATGGTCACCCCGGGCATCGGCCGGCCCGACAGGGAGAAGAAGGACGGATGA
- a CDS encoding gala protein: protein MTEPAPVRCPAIEHPDVPPADAADLDLLIARLAASRPVEAAEAFPLGTLQPDGRVDLCKQGLGPRGAARILPAAAASPHAVHLLLGTNGIASEGARSVAGALVDGHGLRTLYLGCNRIDADGAAALAERLGDDDGVRGLWLKRNPIGDAGVRALARMLRRNTAIRTLDLVNTGLTPQGLRALLAVLPDRSHPVERLFLGGNGLGPESAGLLAALVRDAGVRELYLPANHLGDTGVAALAAVADPARPVRLGLGGNGIGPGGVRALADALDGIESLDLGRPPSQRTLGASCNHTGDAGVAALAGALPGSPLRRLELRHTSFTGRGAKTLLAAVGEGTRLEYVGLGPGLPRRVKRALAQRLRPSSPAHPDLRAIGSVYR, encoded by the coding sequence ATGACGGAACCGGCACCCGTCCGGTGCCCGGCCATCGAGCACCCGGACGTTCCCCCGGCCGACGCGGCCGACCTCGACCTCCTGATCGCGCGGCTGGCCGCGTCGCGGCCCGTCGAGGCCGCCGAGGCGTTCCCGCTCGGCACGCTCCAGCCCGACGGCCGGGTCGACCTGTGCAAGCAGGGGCTCGGCCCGCGCGGCGCCGCCAGGATCCTGCCGGCCGCGGCGGCCTCCCCGCACGCCGTGCACCTGCTCCTGGGCACCAACGGGATCGCTTCCGAAGGCGCCCGCTCGGTCGCCGGTGCCCTGGTGGACGGGCACGGTCTCAGGACGCTCTACCTGGGCTGCAACCGGATCGACGCGGACGGCGCCGCGGCGCTCGCCGAGCGACTGGGCGACGACGACGGCGTCCGCGGCCTGTGGCTCAAGCGCAACCCGATCGGCGACGCCGGGGTCCGCGCGCTCGCCCGGATGCTGCGCCGCAACACCGCGATCCGCACCCTCGACCTGGTCAACACCGGGCTGACCCCGCAGGGCCTGCGCGCTCTCCTGGCGGTGCTGCCGGACCGGTCACACCCCGTCGAACGGCTCTTCCTCGGCGGGAACGGGCTCGGCCCGGAATCGGCTGGCCTGCTCGCCGCGCTGGTCCGCGACGCCGGCGTGCGTGAGCTCTACCTCCCGGCCAACCACCTGGGCGACACCGGCGTGGCGGCGCTGGCCGCGGTGGCCGACCCCGCCAGGCCCGTCCGGCTCGGGCTGGGAGGCAACGGCATCGGCCCCGGCGGCGTACGCGCGCTGGCGGACGCCCTCGACGGCATCGAGAGCCTGGACCTCGGCCGGCCCCCGTCGCAGCGCACCCTCGGCGCGTCCTGCAACCACACCGGTGACGCCGGCGTCGCCGCCCTGGCCGGCGCGCTCCCCGGCAGCCCGCTGCGGCGGCTCGAACTGCGCCACACCTCCTTCACCGGCCGGGGAGCGAAGACGCTGCTGGCCGCCGTCGGGGAGGGCACCCGGCTGGAGTACGTCGGGCTGGGGCCGGGCCTGCCCAGGAGGGTGAAGCGCGCTCTGGCGCAGCGCCTGCGGCCGTCCTCGCCCGCGCACCCCGACCTGCGTGCGATCGGAAGCGTGTACCGGTGA
- a CDS encoding CBS domain-containing protein — MATTGTGKTARDVMHQGAECIGEHDTLRMAAQMMRDMGVGALPICGDDDRLKGIITDRDIVIKCCAEGKDLERTTAGELAHGLVWVDAGTSVEEALDKMEEHQVKRLPVIENHRIVGMISEADLAKELPDSKLAEFVHRIYARA, encoded by the coding sequence ATGGCGACGACAGGAACCGGCAAGACGGCACGGGACGTGATGCACCAGGGCGCCGAGTGCATCGGCGAGCACGACACCCTGCGCATGGCCGCACAGATGATGCGTGACATGGGGGTCGGCGCGCTGCCGATCTGCGGGGACGACGACCGGCTCAAGGGGATCATCACCGACCGGGACATCGTGATCAAGTGCTGCGCCGAGGGCAAGGACCTCGAGCGGACCACAGCAGGCGAACTGGCCCACGGGCTGGTGTGGGTGGACGCCGGCACCAGCGTCGAGGAGGCGCTGGACAAGATGGAGGAACACCAGGTCAAGCGCCTTCCGGTGATCGAGAACCACCGCATCGTCGGCATGATCAGCGAAGCCGACCTGGCCAAGGAGCTGCCCGACAGCAAGCTCGCCGAATTCGTCCACCGCATCTACGCCCGCGCCTGA
- a CDS encoding aldo/keto reductase — translation MRRDETLLLGGDLPVRRLGFGAMRLTGPEAWGPPADRQAAVAVVRRAVELGVTFIDTADAYGPGISEEIIAEALHPYPDGVVVATKAGQSRPSQAEWKPLGRPEYLRQQAELSLRRLRVERLDLFQLHRVDPQVPLADQVGALKQLQDQGKIRHIGLSEVTVAQIKQARDIADIVSVQNRYNLTARGYEEVLHHCAREGIAFIPWEPIADGAHAEAGGPLAALARDLGATPAQLSLAWLLHHSPALLPIPGTSRVSHLEENLAAADIELTPEQMSLFPALG, via the coding sequence ATGCGGCGCGACGAGACTCTTCTGCTGGGCGGGGACCTTCCCGTGAGACGCCTCGGCTTCGGTGCCATGCGGCTCACCGGCCCGGAGGCGTGGGGGCCGCCGGCGGACCGTCAAGCGGCCGTCGCCGTGGTGCGCAGGGCGGTCGAGCTGGGCGTGACCTTCATCGACACCGCCGACGCCTACGGTCCGGGCATCAGCGAAGAGATCATCGCCGAGGCCCTGCACCCCTACCCGGACGGCGTGGTGGTGGCCACCAAGGCGGGGCAGAGCCGTCCCAGCCAGGCGGAGTGGAAACCCCTGGGACGCCCGGAGTACCTGCGCCAGCAGGCCGAGCTGAGCCTGCGCCGGTTGCGGGTCGAGCGCCTCGACCTGTTCCAGTTGCACCGTGTCGATCCCCAGGTGCCCCTGGCCGATCAGGTCGGGGCCCTCAAGCAACTGCAGGACCAGGGCAAGATTCGTCATATCGGGCTGTCCGAGGTGACCGTCGCCCAGATCAAGCAGGCCCGCGACATAGCGGACATCGTCAGCGTGCAGAACCGGTACAACCTCACCGCCCGCGGTTACGAAGAGGTTCTGCACCACTGCGCACGCGAGGGCATCGCCTTCATCCCCTGGGAACCCATCGCCGACGGCGCGCACGCGGAGGCCGGCGGCCCGCTCGCCGCGCTCGCCCGCGACCTGGGAGCCACCCCCGCCCAGCTGTCACTGGCCTGGCTGCTCCACCACTCCCCCGCCCTGCTTCCCATCCCCGGCACCTCACGCGTCTCCCACCTGGAGGAGAACCTCGCCGCCGCCGACATCGAGCTCACCCCCGAGCAGATGAGCCTGTTCCCGGCCCTCGGCTGA
- a CDS encoding LysR family transcriptional regulator, with the protein MFDLDQLEALRAVAREGSLTRAADLLHLSPSAVSQRLARLEKEIGQPVLQPHGRTVRLTPAAQLLAQRADQILSLVHRAHAELEHHRGLVVGSLSVAAFPTAVRGLLPHAMRALTAHHPDLRLHIHEQEAEQSLPLLARSDLDVAIVQDWVNRPLPIPRDLGTEPLLEDTADLALPAGHPLAGRATVGIAEIADDSWISWGPGNLCHDWLLDTLRAHNHQPRIAHTAAEYSTQLTLVHAGLGIALIPRLGREPAPSGVRILPVTPAPTRRVYAAYRRDGERRPALRAVLAALRTVASRLQDEDRG; encoded by the coding sequence ATGTTCGATCTCGACCAACTGGAGGCCCTGCGGGCGGTGGCGCGTGAGGGGTCGCTCACCCGTGCCGCCGACCTGCTGCACCTGTCTCCCTCGGCGGTGTCCCAGCGGCTGGCCAGGCTGGAGAAGGAGATCGGCCAGCCGGTGCTCCAGCCGCACGGCCGGACCGTGCGGCTCACCCCCGCGGCCCAACTGCTCGCGCAGCGGGCCGACCAGATCCTCTCCCTCGTCCATCGTGCCCACGCCGAGCTGGAACACCATCGGGGGCTGGTCGTCGGCTCCTTGTCCGTCGCGGCCTTTCCCACCGCGGTCCGCGGGCTGCTGCCCCATGCCATGCGTGCCCTGACCGCACACCACCCGGACCTCCGGCTCCACATCCACGAGCAGGAAGCCGAGCAGTCCCTCCCCCTGCTCGCCCGCTCGGACCTGGACGTCGCCATCGTGCAGGACTGGGTGAACCGGCCCCTGCCCATCCCCCGGGACCTCGGCACCGAGCCCTTGCTGGAAGACACCGCCGACCTCGCCCTGCCCGCCGGCCACCCCCTGGCCGGTCGCGCCACCGTCGGCATCGCCGAGATCGCCGACGACTCCTGGATCTCCTGGGGCCCCGGAAACCTGTGCCACGACTGGCTCCTGGACACCCTGCGTGCCCACAACCACCAACCTCGCATCGCCCACACCGCCGCCGAATACTCCACCCAGCTCACCCTCGTCCACGCCGGGCTGGGCATCGCCCTCATCCCCCGCCTGGGCCGGGAGCCCGCCCCCTCAGGAGTGCGGATCCTTCCCGTCACCCCCGCCCCCACCCGCCGCGTCTACGCCGCCTACCGCCGTGACGGCGAACGACGCCCGGCCCTTCGCGCCGTCCTGGCGGCGCTGCGCACCGTCGCGTCCCGCCTCCAGGACGAGGACCGGGGCTGA